The genomic DNA TATTGTGCAAAACTATCCTTATTCTACGACCGGCCATTGTACATACGTCTAGATGTTTATTGATACTATTCTTGCCCTATAGAATGATTTAATACCTGTGGCCTTCCAATGCTTCCTTATACAGTAATCTTTTGATCTCAAGGATTTGAGCCGTGAGGGATGAGAAGGTACTTTCATTATATGccaaaatacttttttattttttatagtttGCTATTCACTGTACTGAATGCTaaatatgatgatgatgtcaaAGTTTTAATTAAATAATTATCTGAAAAAATATAAATAAGTGTACTTTATTCCATAGGTAAATTGTCAAATTCAGAACTATTACAAATTCGGACAATTTTGACCTTTCACTTTTATTCTGTAAACTGTTCCCCTTCTTTCCCACCAAAACCAATGgaagtgcaagtgtgtgtgtgtgtgtgtgtgtgtgtgtgtgtgtgtgtgtgtgtgtgtgtgtgtgtgtgtgatgggtctgagagagagcgagggagagagagagggccatcacctacagagagattaacctggagaatagtcccctaagcaagctgagcctggacagcaacacaattagaccgaaacaaatcatgagaaaacaaaaagataattacttgacacattggaaagaattaacaaaataaAGAGCAAACTATAATGTGatttggccttaaacagagagtacacagtggcagaatacctgaccactatgactgacccaaactcaaggactatgtacagactcagtgagcaaagTTCTTGCTATTGAGACaggtcgccgtaggcagacctggctttcaagagaagacaggctatgtgctcactgcccacaaaatgaggtggaaattgagctgcacttcctgacctcctgccaaatatatgacaGTATTAGAGACATttttttccctcagattacagagacccacaaagaattcaaaaacaaacccaattttgataaactcccatatctatagggtgaaataccacagtgtaccatcacagcagcaagatttgtgacctgttgccacaagaaaagggcaaccagtgaagaacaaacaccattgtaattacagtatatacaataatacccatatttatatttatttattttcccttttgtacttcaactatttgcacataatatgacattgaaATGTCATTTACTCTTTTGgagcttttgtgagtgtaatatttactgttaatttgtattgtttatacttgctttggcaatgttaacatatgtttcattgcgagagtgagagtgagagagagagtaagagagagagaggggggggggggctgagtacTGCACtccaaacagacaggcctggactgGTAAACAGGTGGTGCTGGGGCAGCTGAGGATGAGTACATGGGGCGTCTTCAGAAAGCCTGATCAAAGGGACACTGCCTtagccgccagtcaaccagacagcCTGATTTATGTCACTGTGTCAGAGCACTTTATGACTGCAAGCAACAGCAGCAGCCAATGCACAGGTAGCAAGGCAGGATTCTAGTTCCACCACACCTTCATACACAATGGGAGAAAAGCTATGCAAGAAGAGTAGGGGCAAGGAAATAGGAATTGGGTCATTGTTTTTATAGGTGTATGACTATATCTTAACTTGATGTCCTGGTTTTAAGGGATCAGCTGAAGTGATGATGTTACCCTGCTGGTTTTCCCCTCCCTGAATGTGAGTCAGAGACTGTCAGAGACTGACTTCCAGAAGGCCTGTTCTGTCACATTAACTGTATGTTTACAGCACCCGGCCACACAGACTCTTCCCACTGTgcaaaaactggttaaatcaacgtTTTTTACGAATCATTTCAACAGAAAAGttcaatgtgatgacattgaatcaatgtgggaaactgattggatttgcaaaaagtcatcaggTAAGTCCCCCAAAAGACTGTTGCTACATTAACTGCTGTAGAGAACTATGCAAGTGTCGTATTAGCAGGACATTTGTTGAGAGGGGGAGTTGCAAGGAAGGGAAgggtgagagaatgagagtgtgtgtgagaggggctGTGGGGGATGAGTTGGTCCTTTCAAATCGGGGCCATGGTTGGCTTTAAGATATGGTGATCTGAAGACCCTCAGCCCCAGTCACATACCGGCTGCCAGATTCCCCACTGGGACAAACAAAACATGGCGTCTACCACACCATCGCTAGGGACAACAACTGGGCAATGAGAGGGGCTATgtgacacacacattatataaTGAGACACTCGGCTGATTGGAATGAGACACTTGGCTGATTAGATCATAGCAGTTCCAGACCCAGTTAATAATAAAGCCTTTGCACTGGCAGTGACGCGGAATAACAGGTCTAATCATTTGTGATATAGTGGCTGCAAAACACAAACCTTACCTcagaaaaacagttttatatcaaAATTCAGAAGCATGTGTAGTTTgttccaaaacatttttgggcTGACACTACTGTGCCCTTGCTTGCATACTTCAGAGTGTTTCCCTTTGAAAAGAGCAACTGAAGCGTACTTGGAAGAATAAGCCCCAGAGGAGAGGGTGGTAACTGTCATTTATGTTTACAGCCTTGGGGGGGCTGTTATCCAGGTGGCCTCTGTTGAAGCCTTCGAAAACACTCACCTTTTTTTTGCAACACAGAGTATCAATAGACACTGCTTGACTTTGATTCAGCTGTGAGTCATGTGCTTTTCACTGTTAAAACAGGTTGGGCTGATGCTGGAACTTGAATGCCCTCGGGGGAGAGCACATAGTTTACACTCAACCTGCAACATTATTAGGGTCTGGGAGTTCTCATGCATAAGCCATAAAACCTTAAAGTTTAGATAAAGGTGCACAATGTCCCTTGTTTTTGGTGGTTTCCAAAAGGGTCCATTCTGCTATAAACTAATGGAATTGGGGTTAGATGAGCTATATTAGTGTTGCTTCCACTCAAGACTTGACTTGTAGTTGGAAGGGGATGTTCAATTAATTGTTTACAATGCGAGAGCATTGAACTCCCAACCAAATGAGTACGCTACCAGATATATTAGTTTCAGTCAATAGCCTACCATGCTATTGAAAACTAGTCTTAGTCAATATGACAGCCGCCTGAAATCCAGGCCAGATGTGTCTTTAGAAATATCACTATGCCAGGGTGATAAGAGGAGGGTAGATGACAGATATTGTGTATTTTGTTTGCAGTTATAAATCTCTTCTCAAAGCCAAACCCTTCAAACAACCTAATCCTGTCCTGAATAACTGTAGGATTATTGCATAACCAACATCCCTGAAATatacacacatgaaaacacatgTGATTGAATCAGTGGCCTGACAAAAAAAAGCACAAAAACTAAATGATTATCTTTGTGTTATCTCAACTTAACCGCATTGACGTTCATCTATAGGCCTACAAAAGTCTGAGCGGAACAGAAATTAGAGGGAAAAAAATGAAAGCTGTGGACTGATCATCTCAGTAACATAATCAAAGCCTGACTTGAGTGAGTTCTTAGAGTGAGAGGATCATACCAGACGCTTATTTTGCACATTTGCGCTCTGAACTTAATCACAAGAAAAAAAAGGTACTAAAATCAAAGGCTCTAGATTTTAAAAATGACCTGATTAGATGTTGCAAATGGGATGAAAACtgggaaacaaaaacaaaacaaaagtaaAAGCCTTTGTTGCTGTATGGAACATGGAAGTGAATACATTTTAATAGGAGTGGAATATAAAAGCCTCACTTTTAGAAATGGTTGACACTACAATAATACAAAAGTGCTTTGTTCGTAATCTCTTTGATGTCATCAAACTTTTTTTCTATTAGTCATCTCTAATAAATGGCCATGGAGGGAGTGGGCTCTGGATTACCCATGATGCCTTCCTTCTCAACAATTACAACAGAAGTGTACAGATGCCATTGTTCTTCCTCCTGTAGGTACTTCACTGAGAGCTCACTCCATTGTAATCAGGTATCAACAGAAGTCAGAGTATTCACAAGGCTAACTTCAAACACCAACTTGTCTTTCTGTAATTAAATGCATACATCTCTCAAAAGAGAGAGATAAGTCAAGTGTCAAGCACACACTCGGTGGATGATTGAAATATACCATAACGTTACATCAATGGTTAGTGAGGACTATCTTCAAATGTCCAATGTAATAATTTGTCATACAAATTGAGAAATGTGCTTTTTGTAAAGCCAATGGTGAACTCATTCACACTACAGATAAACCCCATACAGTTATAATATACAATTCCAGTTTTTAGGACATTAAAACTGGAATGTTTCattttgttttaataaaatatGAACTTTAAGAAATATATGCTATAAAACAGCAAAGCAAAAACAACAGGAAAACTGTCTGTACAAATTATTACTTTTGCGATGTCTAGTGCTTGTTGATTTATGGAATGAATTTGCTTCACAATAGGCAGTCAATGCGGTCCTGAGCCCTTTTCAACAGCTGCTTTCTCACTTCAGTTCAGTCCAAACATGTATGGCACTGCTTTGACTTCCATTTCAAAGCCACACAACGCAACACTAAAGGGTCATGATCTCCCAGACCATTCACTCCCTTTGTCAGTGGATTCACTTTCATTGTCTTTACTCTGTTTCTACAATACTCGTGTATTTTTTGCCATTAAGAAAAACATATATTGCACATTATTCAAGCAACCCAATGACATCCAAATAGTTACTTCCACTTTCTTTATCTTGGAAAGACAAATATTTTTTCTCTCTATCATGTTCTTAAACAGATAAGTGGTTCCAGGAGTAGCAGATATTTTAAACAAAGGCAGTTATTTCTTGTAGCTTGAGATGGATCAAAATAATACttaaaataaatatgaacattGATGTCTCTTTTGTTGGCACTCTGATTATAAAGTCTGTTTTAGGTAAGGGCTTTAGAATGGTTTTGGTTTCGCACACTGTCTGTGAGAGCGCCAGCTCATACGCATGTTGGAGGGGGCCTGGTAGGCTCATACTTCGTGTTGTGCCCTTTAAGTGCTGGGTGAGGCTTGATGTAAGGCCCACTGCTTGTGAACACACTGGCAGGCTTcctcctcgtcctcttcttcAACTTCCTGCTAAACACATTCTGCCACGACTGCAGTGTCTTTGAGGTCCATATCCACATACCACTTGTGATGCCCACAACTAACAGCATGAAGATCTTAACCATGAAGATCTCCACGGCCGGGATGGAGCTCTTCATACCACACTCCTCAGACTCTGCATTGTTCCTGCTGCTGTCAACACACTTCTGCTCCACGGCCAGGCTCCTCCAGTAGTCCATGTTGAGCCTCTCGTAGAAGTAGCAGGCGATAACGCAGGTGGCCGGTACAGTGTAGAGGACTGAGAACACGCCGATCCGCACCATCAGCTTCTCCAGTTTATCCGTGTTCTCCCCCTCCGTCTTCATGACCTTGCGGATGTGGAACAGGGCCACGAAGCCCGACAGCAGGAAGGAGGTGCCGATGATGAGGTAGCAGGAGAGTGGGATGAGCACAAAGCATGTGAGAGCTTTCACGTCCATGCTGCCCACGTAGCACACCCCCGTCAGCTCGTCCCCCGCCACCTTCCTCATCACCAGGATCATGATGGTCTTGACGGCCGGGATGGCCCAGGCTGCCAGGTGGAAGTAGCTGCTGTTGGCCTCAATGGCCTCGTGACCCCACTTCTTCCCTGCAGCCAGGAACCAGGTGAGTGTGAGGATGACCCACCAGAGGGAGCTGGCCATGCCAAAGTAGTAGAGGATGAGGAAGACGATGGTGCAGCCGGTGCTTTCCAGACCCTCCTGAATGATGTACTGGATCCCACTGTCCCGGTCACAGGCGATGTTGTCTGCGCCCACAAACAGACGGATCAGGTAGCCCACAGAGTAAACACAGTAGGACATAGAGAGGAAGATAATGGGCCTCTCAGGGTATTTGAAGCGCTGCGGGTCGATAAGGAAGGTGAGGACAGTGAATGAGCTGGAGACGAAGCAAAGGATGGACCAGATGGCCATCCACACCAGAGAGAACTGCTTATCTCCCTGACTCCAGTACACATCCACTTTGGGGTAGCACTTGGGAGCACAGGACTCACTCTTCTGTACATAGTGGAACTTGCCTGGGTTACTACAGGTCTCCTTGCTCTCCTTGTCCTTCACATGCAGGTCCTGGCCTTTTATGGGCCTCTGAAGCCTGAAGTCAGGAGGCTGAGTGTGGGAGCCTTTTGGGGACTCATCTGAGCCGTTGTTGGGGGCCTCCATGCATAGGTTGTTTGGGTCATTTTTGTTGGGTAGTCTGGAGCAGTCCAGGGAGTCAGGCCAGTGGAAGTTGAATTGCTCCATGATAGGGGAGCACTTTTGCCTGGCCTGCTCACACATCACTCTGCAGGCAGGTATGGGGGTGGACACCTGCTCAGTGCACATGGGTGCATACAGCGAACAGAGAAAAAACTTGAGGTGAGTATGGCATCCAAACTCTATGAGAGGAACAAACTCATGTATCTTGATGGCTGCCTCATTCTGGTCCTCGTGGCCCATCAGATTGGGCATCCTAGTCATGTTGTAACCAATGTCCTTACACAGGGAGATGACAATCTGTTGACATCTCCCCTCACCTGGCCGGTCTGGGTCTACGGAGCTAATAGCTGAGCAGCCACAACTCAGACAGACCAGCAGCACATTGACAAGGGTCAGTTTGGCAAAGGAATGCATAGTCTCTCCTCTTTGATCCTTTTAGTGGCAAACAATTGAAGATAAAATTCTTAGAATAATGTAGAAGTTGCGTCTCCTAAAGGCAAAGACTACTAAAAACCTTTCTGTAGATTATTTTTTATGAATGAGCCAAGCAGTGGATGAACTCACAATTGTCTACGAAAGACCATAGTTTCTCAGTTTTTACTTGTAATTCCTTTGATTCGAATTTAACTCGAGAGAGAATTCCTAACAAGTGTGAATCATTTTCTCGCAAAATAATTGTCGCTTACCATAATGTCCATGCTTGGAAGTGTATACATTTGTTTCAGAATAATCCAACATGTTCAGAGAATAAACGGGTTTGCACTAGTTGTTGTGTCTAGTCCGTCGCACAGTTAATTTTTTCTGTTCGCCtcgatgttttttttttattggatAAAAGTGTTCCGATCCAGACAAACGTTCCAGCGGTCATCAAAGCGCGTTCAGGGACGGTATTCAACCACGTTCAGGACGGATTCCTTCTACCTCTGTCCTGCAGCACGAGTGGAACCAGTCTGTTAAAACTTCAATGTTTAGGCTACCAACTTAACTAAATTGTTATTCCTTTTGCTCCGCGTTGGGGTTTCGTTGGGGGTATGTGCATACTCACGACAAATCCACGCAAACTGTGTAATAACCTAATAATAACTCAAACAGAGCAGAGATCTATTCCTAACTGCACTCCAGAGACAGAGCAAATCAGTTTGGAGTGGTTGGTGGCACCGCTCGTTTGAGTTGGTCTTCGCCACAGTCCTGGGCTAACCTGCCAAAAGATCCGCCTTCAAAGACAGCTACTTTGCATAAGAAAGATGAAAATGACACGGTGATTATTTTCAAATCGTGCGTAACAGCGTGCATGTTATTTTTTTTAGAGCTTGTTCGCAGCAATCTACTCATTGGTCATTTGTTCTATTTCCGACTGAAACTTTAGATCCAAAAGTGTCCGAATTTAGCACGTTCCAGCGCAGGTAGTATGCAGACACCAAACGCAGCCAAAGACAACCCAACTGGCTCTCTGGTTCTCTTCAATCGAGATATGTTAGTTTCTTTGCCACAACGGACAATTTTCACG from Oncorhynchus clarkii lewisi isolate Uvic-CL-2024 chromosome 30, UVic_Ocla_1.0, whole genome shotgun sequence includes the following:
- the LOC139390028 gene encoding frizzled-10-B-like → MHSFAKLTLVNVLLVCLSCGCSAISSVDPDRPGEGRCQQIVISLCKDIGYNMTRMPNLMGHEDQNEAAIKIHEFVPLIEFGCHTHLKFFLCSLYAPMCTEQVSTPIPACRVMCEQARQKCSPIMEQFNFHWPDSLDCSRLPNKNDPNNLCMEAPNNGSDESPKGSHTQPPDFRLQRPIKGQDLHVKDKESKETCSNPGKFHYVQKSESCAPKCYPKVDVYWSQGDKQFSLVWMAIWSILCFVSSSFTVLTFLIDPQRFKYPERPIIFLSMSYCVYSVGYLIRLFVGADNIACDRDSGIQYIIQEGLESTGCTIVFLILYYFGMASSLWWVILTLTWFLAAGKKWGHEAIEANSSYFHLAAWAIPAVKTIMILVMRKVAGDELTGVCYVGSMDVKALTCFVLIPLSCYLIIGTSFLLSGFVALFHIRKVMKTEGENTDKLEKLMVRIGVFSVLYTVPATCVIACYFYERLNMDYWRSLAVEQKCVDSSRNNAESEECGMKSSIPAVEIFMVKIFMLLVVGITSGMWIWTSKTLQSWQNVFSRKLKKRTRRKPASVFTSSGPYIKPHPALKGHNTKYEPTRPPPTCV